One genomic window of Sphingomonas sp. C3-2 includes the following:
- a CDS encoding GumC family protein, with protein MNDEDENTVPLITWPELLATAYRRRWWIALPTLGGGLVGLGAGFVMEPQYTSTASLLIASQEIPTALVASPLTHYADERIAKIRQQILSRSNLQQLIAATNLYPEERKTLTPEQVENLVRQKIAVDLLSTNAANHTGRSMDTTIAFSIAFTYRNPVQAQAVTERLTQKFITEDKRLRTEQASGTAAFLARRGNELQERLIDLQGKRREIEARYQGALPDQLALSTQSNSALRAEVSRIDAETQGIMGQNSVLAAREAELVSGPGAGGDSVRRAEERLAQLEAVYSDEHPDVRAARSALDVARNNADLPGGAGTRIISAEIAAGRSRIAELSHRRAQMVASIGQMEQLAALAPQAAYELNNLERDHDNLKLQYQDIREKQLEAQVAANLQAEDKGERFSLVDPPSLPLEPIQPKKQMMLLMGLFGGFAFGIALSIWLELFGNRVHGRSAVQRVTGSRPLVVIPDISDKPSSPFVRVFRRLLPARATQGEG; from the coding sequence GTGAACGACGAGGACGAAAACACCGTTCCCCTGATCACCTGGCCCGAACTGCTGGCAACCGCCTATCGCAGGCGGTGGTGGATCGCGCTCCCCACGCTGGGGGGCGGACTGGTCGGGTTGGGCGCGGGCTTTGTGATGGAGCCGCAATATACCTCGACGGCCTCGCTCCTGATCGCCTCGCAGGAAATTCCGACCGCTTTGGTGGCATCGCCGCTCACCCATTATGCGGATGAACGGATTGCCAAGATACGCCAGCAAATTCTCAGCCGTTCGAACCTGCAGCAATTGATCGCGGCGACAAATCTCTATCCGGAAGAACGCAAGACGCTCACCCCGGAACAGGTTGAAAATCTCGTTCGCCAAAAGATCGCGGTCGATCTGCTCAGTACCAACGCCGCTAACCATACCGGGCGCAGCATGGATACCACCATCGCGTTCAGTATCGCTTTCACTTATCGTAATCCGGTGCAGGCACAGGCGGTCACCGAACGGCTGACGCAGAAGTTCATCACCGAAGACAAAAGGCTCCGAACCGAGCAGGCCTCGGGAACCGCTGCCTTTCTGGCGCGTCGCGGCAATGAACTGCAGGAACGCCTGATCGACTTGCAAGGCAAACGCCGCGAGATCGAGGCCCGCTATCAGGGGGCCTTGCCCGATCAACTGGCGCTCAGCACCCAGTCCAATTCTGCGCTGCGGGCAGAGGTTTCGCGCATCGATGCCGAAACCCAGGGCATCATGGGGCAGAACAGCGTTCTGGCGGCCAGAGAGGCTGAGCTGGTATCCGGGCCGGGGGCGGGGGGCGATAGCGTCCGCCGCGCCGAAGAGCGGCTGGCGCAGCTCGAGGCCGTGTATTCCGACGAGCATCCTGATGTGCGCGCCGCGCGCAGTGCGTTGGACGTGGCACGCAACAATGCTGACCTGCCGGGCGGCGCCGGAACCCGGATCATCTCGGCGGAAATCGCGGCTGGGCGGTCACGCATTGCCGAGCTCAGCCATCGGCGCGCGCAGATGGTCGCCTCGATCGGGCAGATGGAGCAACTGGCCGCGCTCGCCCCGCAGGCCGCCTATGAACTCAACAATCTCGAACGCGATCATGACAATTTGAAGCTGCAATATCAGGATATCCGCGAGAAACAGTTGGAGGCGCAGGTCGCCGCCAATCTCCAGGCCGAGGACAAGGGCGAACGCTTCTCGCTCGTCGATCCACCCAGCCTGCCATTGGAACCCATCCAACCCAAGAAGCAGATGATGCTTCTCATGGGGCTTTTCGGCGGCTTTGCCTTTGGCATTGCGCTGTCGATCTGGCTCGAACTGTTCGGAAACCGGGTGCATGGGCGCTCTGCCGTCCAGCGGGTTACCGGAAGTCGGCCGCTTGTCGTCATCCCCGACATTTCCGACAAGCCGTCCTCTCCGTTCGTGCGAGTATTTCGGCGCTTATTGCCGGCGCGTGCCACGCAAGGGGAGGGATAG
- a CDS encoding CpsD/CapB family tyrosine-protein kinase — protein sequence MASEFIPDPHRAAFAPRALPKPANEPAAAGQVALDADHLHSNGIFGFDELDIRGRSFTFLRSLLHNDFYRPGGRVLAICSARPGDGKTFVATNLAAAISRIQPACLVDLDLRKPMLAERFGLVPQAGVDDLLEQAQSFDDVAVTVAGEALTLFPIRQARRNSTELLSGPMLAQMFAALRDQPDHPFILVDTPPALVLDDMLLIAEHVDGVIFVVEEGKSRSDELKEAIRLLHGTPLIGTVLNRSLSSSGDRYSYAGYYETRDR from the coding sequence ATGGCGAGCGAATTCATCCCTGATCCGCACCGAGCCGCCTTCGCCCCGCGGGCATTGCCCAAGCCGGCCAATGAGCCGGCCGCCGCCGGGCAGGTAGCGTTGGACGCCGATCACCTCCATAGCAACGGTATTTTCGGCTTTGACGAGCTCGATATACGTGGGCGCAGCTTTACCTTTCTGCGCTCGCTCCTGCACAATGATTTCTATCGCCCAGGCGGTCGCGTGCTGGCGATCTGCTCGGCGAGACCGGGGGACGGAAAAACCTTTGTCGCAACCAACCTGGCTGCTGCGATCAGCAGGATCCAGCCCGCATGCCTTGTCGATCTGGACCTGCGAAAGCCGATGCTGGCAGAACGCTTCGGGCTGGTGCCGCAGGCCGGCGTCGATGATCTGCTCGAACAGGCGCAGTCGTTCGACGATGTCGCCGTTACGGTTGCGGGGGAGGCATTGACCTTGTTCCCGATCCGCCAGGCGCGAAGAAACTCCACCGAACTTCTCTCCGGCCCCATGCTGGCGCAGATGTTCGCCGCGCTTCGGGATCAGCCGGATCATCCGTTCATCCTTGTCGATACGCCTCCGGCGCTCGTGCTCGATGACATGCTCCTGATCGCCGAACATGTCGATGGCGTGATCTTCGTTGTGGAGGAAGGAAAGTCCCGAAGCGACGAATTGAAGGAGGCAATCCGGCTTCTGCACGGGACGCCGCTCATAGGAACGGTGCTCAATCGCTCGCTGTCCTCCTCCGGCGATAGATACTCCTATGCGGGGTATTACGAGACACGAGATCGCTAG
- a CDS encoding polysaccharide biosynthesis/export family protein has translation MPSNGSSHLICLRAQALEQAAEIMAISEQKPGTYPRTSGGFARWGGWLITSAAIALVSPGTASAQMASVVSAQTVDESDYRVNIGDELEVLVWGEERLQRTVRVQPDGNFAFPLAGSVPAAGMSANAIGREIEARLAPKYRGGPPDVTVTVRDPSGMRFFVIGKVRTPGGFAASGGIDILQALSLAGGLAEFADVKGAVILRRTPQGQTVERVQLAQVLKGSRRLDPGALPAPLPVLKSGDVLVIP, from the coding sequence ATGCCGTCAAATGGCTCATCGCATTTAATATGCCTGCGCGCCCAAGCTTTGGAACAGGCAGCGGAAATCATGGCGATCAGCGAACAAAAGCCCGGCACATATCCACGCACTTCAGGCGGTTTCGCCCGATGGGGCGGATGGCTGATAACCTCGGCCGCCATCGCACTCGTGTCGCCGGGAACGGCTTCGGCGCAAATGGCAAGCGTGGTCAGCGCGCAGACGGTCGATGAAAGCGATTACCGCGTCAACATCGGTGACGAGCTTGAAGTCCTGGTCTGGGGCGAGGAACGCCTTCAGCGGACCGTCCGGGTTCAGCCCGATGGCAATTTCGCCTTCCCGCTCGCCGGAAGCGTGCCGGCGGCTGGAATGTCCGCAAACGCGATCGGCCGAGAGATCGAGGCCCGCCTTGCCCCCAAATATCGTGGTGGCCCGCCTGATGTCACCGTCACCGTGCGCGATCCTTCGGGCATGCGCTTCTTCGTCATCGGAAAGGTGCGCACGCCCGGTGGGTTCGCCGCCAGCGGGGGGATTGATATTCTTCAGGCGCTCAGTCTGGCGGGTGGACTTGCCGAATTTGCCGACGTCAAGGGCGCGGTGATCCTCCGCCGCACCCCGCAGGGGCAAACGGTCGAGCGGGTTCAACTGGCACAGGTGCTGAAGGGGAGCCGTCGTCTTGATCCTGGCGCATTGCCGGCGCCTTTGCCCGTGTTGAAGAGCGGCGATGTCCTGGTCATTCCCTAA
- a CDS encoding WecB/TagA/CpsF family glycosyltransferase: MASHAPRLIANALLSPAPEDRTASGTHFLDLDFADLSEESALRLIASRGESVPFSYVVTPNVDHMVRLQQQRSDLWPVYRAAWLTLCDSRILSALARSTGKTIQAVPGSDLTAAILGKAIMPGDRIAIIGGNATMIERLCKKFGLGNVIHHNPPMGFVNDAAAMERAVAFAIEARARYTFLAVGSPQQEILAYRIARSERAVGTGLCIGASLEFLTGDQRRAPVIVQKLALEWLFRLATNPSRLTQRYLVDGPRIFPIFNRWRARAADTSSAR; this comes from the coding sequence TTGGCTTCCCACGCACCAAGGCTGATCGCCAATGCGCTACTATCCCCGGCACCCGAAGACCGGACAGCGAGCGGGACGCATTTTCTAGATCTGGATTTCGCCGATCTTAGCGAAGAATCCGCGTTGCGGCTGATTGCTTCACGAGGAGAGAGCGTCCCATTTAGTTATGTTGTTACACCAAATGTAGACCATATGGTGCGATTGCAGCAGCAGCGATCCGACCTTTGGCCAGTCTATCGGGCGGCGTGGCTTACACTGTGCGATAGCCGCATCCTTTCGGCGCTGGCCCGCTCGACCGGCAAGACAATTCAAGCAGTTCCAGGAAGCGATTTGACCGCTGCGATTTTGGGCAAGGCCATTATGCCGGGCGACCGCATTGCCATTATCGGCGGCAATGCCACGATGATCGAGCGCCTCTGTAAAAAATTTGGGCTCGGCAATGTGATCCATCACAACCCGCCAATGGGTTTCGTCAACGATGCAGCGGCAATGGAGCGCGCCGTCGCGTTCGCCATTGAGGCGCGTGCGCGCTATACATTTCTGGCGGTGGGCTCCCCCCAGCAGGAAATTCTTGCCTATCGGATCGCGCGTTCCGAACGGGCAGTAGGAACCGGGTTGTGCATCGGCGCCAGCCTGGAATTTCTGACCGGCGATCAGCGCCGTGCGCCTGTGATTGTCCAGAAACTGGCGCTGGAATGGTTGTTCCGGCTCGCCACCAACCCCTCAAGACTGACGCAGCGCTATCTGGTCGATGGCCCACGGATATTCCCGATATTCAATCGCTGGCGGGCGCGGGCGGCAGACACTTCATCGGCGCGATGA
- a CDS encoding helix-turn-helix transcriptional regulator, giving the protein MNAELELTPRERQILNFVATGLSAKEVAKQLNIAPRTVERHIDHIRLKTRTRNRSHMVAFALANGLIG; this is encoded by the coding sequence ATGAATGCCGAACTGGAACTCACGCCACGCGAGCGGCAGATACTCAATTTCGTTGCAACAGGGCTTTCGGCCAAGGAAGTGGCGAAGCAACTGAATATCGCCCCCCGCACCGTGGAGCGACATATCGATCATATCCGCCTCAAAACGCGCACGCGGAACCGATCGCACATGGTGGCTTTTGCTTTGGCGAATGGCCTGATCGGATAA
- a CDS encoding AMP-binding protein codes for MGAITTCFYELLADNLHTHSDKTAIIDPGRSVTYAELEEEVVNFAAQLHAAGIGVGDRVVIQLRKSIAEVAAMFGVARLGAVIVNVHAQWTAEQLLNVVKDCRAAAIIVEPSMARRLTGVHISESVRRVVVAGPAPESPRFQSSTTTAQCSAPPSASPLDSDLAMLIYTSGSTGGPKGVMLSHRNLLAGARSVARYLELDGDDRLLSVLPYCFDYGLNQLTTMMLLGGTVIHQPVPMPAEIIATAARHDATGLAAVPPLWGQIVRLQQDSPTILPALRRITNSGGSIAKNILEQMPTAFPGTKIYLMYGLTEAFRSTYLPPADFARKMGSIGRAIPGANIHVIKHGIGPAGPGEQGELVHHGPLVSMGYWGRPEKTRERIRPCPELRAMIGTDPVVYSGDTVRIDEEGYLWFVGRTDALIKTQGFRVSPDEVEDLLCRSGLVADAVAFGIEDAERGQAIHAAVTPLPGFSEKALREHCRATMPAYMQPVRFHIWPDTMPQTASGKLARAEVVRNCTGDETKKPATIEGGPP; via the coding sequence ATGGGCGCGATCACCACCTGCTTTTACGAGCTGCTGGCCGACAACCTTCATACCCATTCGGACAAAACGGCGATCATCGATCCCGGGCGCTCCGTAACTTACGCCGAACTGGAAGAGGAAGTCGTCAACTTTGCCGCGCAGCTTCATGCTGCAGGCATAGGCGTTGGTGACCGCGTCGTCATTCAGCTTCGCAAATCGATCGCGGAAGTCGCGGCGATGTTTGGTGTTGCAAGGCTGGGCGCGGTGATCGTCAACGTGCATGCCCAGTGGACTGCGGAACAATTACTCAACGTCGTGAAGGACTGCCGCGCGGCGGCCATCATCGTCGAGCCATCCATGGCGCGCAGGCTGACAGGCGTGCACATATCAGAAAGCGTACGGAGGGTCGTTGTGGCGGGCCCCGCGCCGGAAAGCCCCAGGTTCCAATCATCAACGACAACCGCGCAGTGTAGCGCTCCTCCCTCCGCATCTCCGCTCGATAGCGACCTGGCGATGCTGATCTACACATCGGGATCGACGGGCGGTCCGAAGGGCGTGATGCTGAGCCACCGTAATCTTCTGGCGGGGGCGCGATCGGTGGCAAGATATCTTGAGCTCGATGGAGACGATCGCCTGTTGAGCGTGCTGCCCTATTGCTTCGATTATGGTTTGAACCAGCTTACCACAATGATGCTGCTCGGTGGCACGGTGATCCATCAACCGGTGCCCATGCCAGCCGAAATCATCGCCACCGCCGCGCGTCACGACGCGACCGGGCTGGCAGCGGTCCCGCCGCTCTGGGGTCAGATCGTCCGGCTTCAGCAAGACAGCCCGACAATATTGCCAGCCCTCAGACGGATAACCAATTCGGGCGGCAGCATAGCGAAGAACATTCTGGAGCAAATGCCGACGGCGTTTCCGGGCACAAAAATCTATCTGATGTACGGCCTGACCGAGGCATTTCGATCGACCTATCTGCCACCGGCTGACTTCGCCCGAAAAATGGGCTCGATCGGGCGAGCAATTCCGGGCGCGAACATCCATGTGATCAAGCACGGGATTGGCCCGGCCGGGCCCGGTGAGCAGGGTGAGCTTGTCCACCATGGTCCGCTCGTCAGCATGGGATATTGGGGGCGTCCCGAGAAAACCCGCGAACGCATCCGGCCATGCCCGGAACTGCGCGCGATGATCGGCACCGATCCCGTCGTCTATAGCGGTGATACCGTACGCATCGACGAGGAAGGCTATCTCTGGTTCGTCGGTCGCACCGATGCCCTCATCAAGACCCAAGGGTTTCGGGTTAGCCCCGATGAAGTGGAGGACCTTTTGTGCCGCAGCGGACTTGTCGCCGATGCCGTGGCCTTCGGCATCGAGGATGCGGAGCGCGGACAGGCAATCCATGCGGCGGTTACGCCCCTTCCCGGTTTCTCGGAGAAAGCGCTCCGCGAGCACTGCCGCGCGACAATGCCCGCCTATATGCAGCCCGTGCGGTTTCACATCTGGCCAGACACGATGCCACAAACGGCAAGCGGCAAACTGGCACGGGCAGAGGTGGTGCGTAACTGCACGGGCGATGAGACAAAGAAACCTGCCACAATCGAGGGAGGACCACCATGA
- a CDS encoding helix-turn-helix domain-containing protein, with the protein MSYFTDTATIELTNREAEVLQLVAYGLSAKKVAIALDIAPCTVERHIENVRLKTRTRNRAHMIAFVIREGMLPSQTA; encoded by the coding sequence ATGAGCTATTTTACGGATACCGCGACGATCGAACTCACCAACCGCGAGGCCGAAGTGCTTCAACTGGTGGCTTACGGCCTTTCGGCCAAGAAGGTCGCGATCGCGCTCGATATCGCGCCGTGCACGGTCGAACGGCATATTGAAAATGTCCGTCTCAAAACGCGCACGCGCAACCGGGCGCACATGATCGCCTTCGTCATCCGCGAAGGGATGCTCCCGTCGCAAACGGCTTGA
- a CDS encoding acyl carrier protein, with translation MRLTEATLIAHLRAELPDTEIQPTTALFSSGALDSLSMLNLICFVEDAIGHEIDAADVTLDNFDTVEAIVHYAQMPVW, from the coding sequence ATGAGGCTGACCGAAGCGACGCTTATCGCCCATCTTCGTGCCGAATTGCCGGACACGGAGATCCAGCCGACAACGGCGCTCTTTTCATCCGGGGCGTTGGATTCGCTTTCGATGTTGAACCTGATCTGCTTTGTCGAGGATGCGATCGGGCATGAGATCGATGCCGCGGACGTTACGCTGGACAATTTCGATACGGTCGAAGCCATCGTGCATTACGCGCAAATGCCGGTGTGGTAA
- a CDS encoding glycosyltransferase family 2 protein produces MAALTDRRIDAAPLMDAPPIAILVPAHDEAAGIGAVLAATQEQMRPCDRLIVVADNCTDDTAIIATRAGAEVIERHDPKRRGKAYALDFGRDFLTIHTPPAIVIVMDADTLPEAGAIQHIASQAWHEQAVLQGCYLLQAPGNDPVVSISTFAFWLKNLVRQKGLYRLSGLALLQGSGMAFPWEIFRRAPLASASLVEDLELGADLVLSGTKVGFCERARFTSGAAEPAGTRSQRTRWEHGYLSAAPRLSAKLMRAALGGRAGAIALSLDLMVPPLGALAIVAALALAAIGAGAVAGASMAPLLFLLICLGTFALSLGLVWLKWGRTLLPPAALLGLPGYFLWKLPILMRFFTRRERHWVRTERETPP; encoded by the coding sequence TTGGCCGCGCTGACTGACCGGCGAATAGATGCGGCGCCCCTTATGGACGCCCCACCGATCGCAATATTAGTCCCCGCGCATGATGAAGCGGCGGGGATCGGCGCGGTACTGGCGGCGACCCAGGAGCAGATGCGTCCATGCGACCGGCTTATCGTGGTTGCAGACAATTGCACCGACGATACCGCCATCATCGCCACAAGAGCCGGGGCGGAGGTGATTGAGCGGCATGATCCCAAGCGACGCGGCAAGGCGTACGCGCTCGACTTTGGCCGCGATTTTCTGACGATTCATACCCCGCCCGCGATCGTTATCGTGATGGATGCGGACACGCTGCCTGAAGCAGGTGCCATTCAACATATCGCATCACAGGCATGGCACGAACAGGCCGTGCTGCAGGGATGCTATTTGCTTCAAGCGCCGGGCAATGACCCGGTCGTCAGTATTTCGACCTTCGCCTTCTGGCTGAAAAATCTCGTACGGCAAAAGGGGCTCTATCGGCTGTCGGGGCTTGCCTTGCTTCAGGGGAGCGGCATGGCCTTTCCCTGGGAGATATTTCGGCGGGCACCGCTGGCCAGCGCCAGCCTGGTGGAAGACCTCGAACTGGGTGCGGACCTAGTTTTGAGCGGGACCAAAGTGGGTTTCTGCGAACGCGCGCGTTTTACAAGTGGGGCTGCGGAGCCGGCAGGAACCCGCTCGCAACGCACGCGGTGGGAGCACGGCTATCTCTCGGCTGCACCCCGACTATCCGCCAAGCTGATGCGCGCAGCCTTGGGCGGTCGCGCAGGCGCGATAGCGCTGAGCCTCGATCTTATGGTGCCCCCACTCGGTGCGCTGGCGATCGTCGCAGCCCTGGCGCTGGCCGCGATCGGTGCGGGCGCTGTCGCCGGCGCCTCGATGGCCCCGTTGCTATTCCTTCTCATCTGCCTCGGTACGTTTGCGCTGTCGCTGGGGCTGGTCTGGTTGAAGTGGGGACGAACCCTGTTACCACCCGCAGCGTTGCTCGGATTACCGGGCTATTTCCTATGGAAACTGCCTATCCTGATGCGCTTTTTCACGCGGCGTGAACGGCACTGGGTGCGCACCGAAAGAGAAACGCCCCCCTAA
- a CDS encoding glycosyltransferase family 61 protein: protein MRPIDIEQAAVERWTISPATRRPIRPAYALPGQLERICKTEFGTVAEVVRDFQGGYDAHQPETYGFRVKDADLVDGVLYAGDAASPLRPRARRFRPVYRRPKRHASATLFESWVGNRWFGNWLINDCLTYALSGEHPRPVMTRRNLIGHMPEYAQRIAMQAASVGDASFDELILFGDASHNDGKRERADRMRAAVIAGARPEPHVGTFLLRGTSGDRRVLVNEREIAEFLAERHGFRVIDPVSSPVDDIVEACAGARIVIGVEGSQLAHGLIIMPPTATLLTLQPPARVTSALKIVTDRQGQGFALVIGTDAGANQFHIDPYEIERTLDLIAS from the coding sequence GTGCGCCCGATCGATATCGAACAGGCAGCGGTAGAGCGCTGGACGATTTCGCCTGCAACGCGCCGCCCCATCCGGCCCGCATATGCCCTGCCCGGACAGCTTGAACGCATCTGCAAAACAGAATTCGGGACGGTGGCCGAGGTCGTGCGCGATTTTCAGGGCGGTTATGACGCGCATCAACCCGAAACCTATGGGTTTCGGGTCAAGGACGCCGATCTTGTCGACGGCGTTCTTTATGCCGGTGATGCCGCCAGCCCCTTGCGCCCCCGCGCGCGTCGTTTTCGTCCGGTATATAGACGGCCGAAACGGCATGCGTCGGCTACGCTCTTTGAAAGCTGGGTGGGCAATCGCTGGTTCGGCAACTGGCTGATCAATGACTGCCTGACCTACGCCCTGTCAGGCGAGCACCCCCGCCCGGTCATGACGCGGCGGAATCTGATTGGCCATATGCCCGAATATGCACAGCGCATTGCCATGCAGGCAGCGAGCGTTGGTGATGCCTCCTTCGATGAACTGATCCTGTTCGGGGATGCTTCGCACAATGACGGGAAGCGTGAACGCGCCGATCGCATGCGTGCTGCTGTGATCGCGGGCGCACGACCGGAACCGCATGTCGGCACTTTCCTATTACGGGGAACCAGCGGCGATCGGCGGGTGCTTGTCAACGAGCGCGAGATCGCCGAATTTTTAGCTGAGCGCCACGGCTTTCGTGTTATCGATCCTGTCTCTTCCCCTGTCGACGACATCGTCGAGGCCTGTGCTGGCGCCCGGATTGTGATCGGTGTGGAGGGCAGTCAACTTGCCCACGGCCTCATCATCATGCCACCAACGGCAACGCTGCTGACCCTGCAGCCCCCTGCCCGTGTCACCTCAGCGTTGAAGATCGTGACCGACCGTCAGGGACAAGGCTTTGCGCTGGTGATCGGCACGGATGCCGGTGCCAACCAGTTTCACATCGACCCGTATGAAATCGAACGTACCCTTGATCTGATAGCGAGCTGA
- a CDS encoding serine acetyltransferase, which translates to MGFSTINADYTRHGSSFTNMGFLSLCIYRFGRWGMRRSNPLSRYAMQKCYGVMNVFVANISKIWIPPQVQIGADFHIIHAEGSLSIHPDTVIGDRVGVMHNVTIGTNMRGPAPIIGDDVFIGVNSTILGPVKIGDRVRIGANTAVSTDIPADCIAIGSPAKIYPRLGPFPDFHQVQDVERA; encoded by the coding sequence ATGGGCTTTTCAACGATCAACGCCGATTATACCCGGCACGGGAGTTCCTTCACGAACATGGGCTTCCTATCGCTCTGTATCTATCGGTTCGGGCGCTGGGGCATGCGCAGATCCAACCCGCTGAGTCGGTATGCGATGCAAAAATGCTACGGCGTGATGAACGTCTTCGTCGCCAATATTTCCAAGATCTGGATACCGCCGCAGGTTCAGATCGGCGCCGATTTCCATATCATCCACGCCGAAGGCTCTCTGTCGATCCATCCGGACACGGTGATCGGCGACCGGGTTGGCGTGATGCACAATGTGACGATCGGGACCAACATGCGCGGCCCGGCACCGATCATTGGCGACGACGTATTTATCGGCGTGAACTCGACAATCCTCGGCCCGGTGAAGATCGGCGACCGGGTACGAATTGGTGCAAATACCGCTGTGTCGACGGATATTCCCGCGGACTGCATCGCGATCGGTTCACCGGCCAAAATCTATCCCCGCCTGGGGCCGTTCCCCGATTTTCATCAAGTACAGGACGTGGAGAGGGCCTGA